The Aspergillus oryzae RIB40 DNA, chromosome 5 genome segment TCATTTTCTTGTAGGTGACGAGAAGTGCTGTCCTCTGATCCTTGGAGATCGAAGAACAAGACATGATGTAGGGAAGTTTGTTATGTTGGCTTGTAGCCGTTTGATGCGGGAGTCCGGATGACGTTGCCACGCAAAGGCCCCTCCATTATAGACTCCGACAATGAAACTGAATCCATGTTGCCTCCCGCTTTCCCCTTAACGTTTCCTCTTGGCCTTTCTTACATCTCTCTTTCGGCTActtgacttcttcttttctctccccgcAAGTAATTATTACAGGCTTgctatagtatatatagCCTTTGAAGCCTAGGACAATATGGTTCGGAAGGATCCAATCTTTGAGGCACGTACTAATGTCAAGGTAAGTGGATTCGCGTCTCCTTCTCactctctccctttccttgtAACCTCTCAcccctccttttccctgCTTGTTGGCCATAAATCTCATTACTTTTGTATTTATAGTTGACTAATCTGGCTTCTCTGGTTAACAGTTACACTCCAACCGGCTCAAAAAAGAGGCCGCTCGCGCTGAATCGACTTTCAAGTCCGAGAAGGCAAAAGCAGATAAGGCCATGAAAAGTCGCGAGTTCCAAATCGCCCGCATCCACGCTGCCTCTGCAGTACGCGAGAAACGAAGACAGGTGACCCTCAAAGAGGAAGCAGCCCGGGCAGATGTTATTATCAACGAGCTCAAGGCGGCGCAAAGTACTCGTGATACGTCTCGCACTTTAGCCCTGGCATCTCGGGGCTTGGATGCTGCGTCTAAGAGTGTGAACCTTGAGGCGTTGGTCTCCCATGCGAACAACTTTTTAGCACGTTCTGAGGATTTCAAAATCGCTAGTAGTGCAATCGAGGATGTTGCACAAGGTGTCTCAATGCGAGAATACGGTGCTGAGGGTGAAGCCGACGTTGACCGCCTTATGGAGCAGCTTGCAGATGATGCGGGTGTGGACCTACGTATGGCTCTGGATGCGGACGCAGCCCCCAAAGAGGACGTCAAGAATCAGAAAGAAGCCGAGACAGACCTCGAGGATGGTTTGGGCGCCAGACTACGAGCTTTAAGGGCTGCAAGCTGATAtttcaacttcctcttcatgTGCCTCTCTCTTGTCAACGATTTCCGTTGCTGCGTGGTTAGTCGGCTGCGACTACCACTTCCTTCACTTTACTGTGCAGACTTTAACGAAGCTATGCCCACCTGTTCATGTTTGTTATCAGGTCGCATGTTTACCGGaacttcccctcccctcttctGTCGACTGCGCATTGGGCCCTCGTGGGTGAAGGCTTGACGTAGGGACAAGTTTGAACTTCAATGTATACACGGAGTACCTGgtgtcctcttcttttcttatgttttttctttgttctgtCTTCCTAGGCGAAGACAAGAGCCGGTCTTATAATTCTGCTATCTTGATCGAATATAACTCCCCGAGGTTCGTAGTAGTGTCCACGGTTTCGGAATCCGAATGAGATTGTTGGGCCCTCTCATTCCGTGAGAGGAAACTACATATTCCACTACCATATAGCATGTGACTTGGTATAGCTAGATAATGAGTGAAAAATGGGTGGAGTCATTCGAGAGTGTTGTATTGCCACGCTAAAAAAAATTTGACTTCAAAAATTCACAGACACTGCCCATTCTTTCTGGACGCTTTCGAAGAACTAGTACGAATGATAAAGAGTTGGTGAAGAGGGACGacagaatgaaagaaagtTGAGCTAAGGGGTTTGCTTTATAAAGCGCTATTTCAATCAGGTGCAACAAGAACAGCCGGGCTAGCTCAATCGGTAGAGCGTGAGACTCTTAGTCATCACggtatctcaaggttgcgggtTCGACCCCCGCGTTCGGCTTTCGTTTTTGCTActttattttcattttctttctaccATTGTTTGCATCTAGTAGATCAGTTCTCAGTCCCTAACCCCACCCACGGTGCACTATTTGTCCCCAGCCCATAATCATTCTTTACCAATAAATCCGGCCTGCCTAGACATCCTATCTAAAGCGAGCACGTTCGGCTATCTCCCGGGACTCAATCCATACAAAGTAACCCTAACcttctgaagaagctctgtCGATCTACCACTTCAATAGTTATACTCGCATCCCTATATCACGGATCGATGGAATATCTCCTTTATGAACCATAGTAGCTATACCAGACCATATACAACGCGTGGACACAGTTGAAGCCTCTTTGCACGGACATCAACGGTACTTGCTTGGTATCTCACGCAGAAGATGGATCACATAGCTACGGCACCGAGTCTCAACAAGACATCACACGCAAGACAGGCTGCATGCCTCAACTGCAGAAAAAGCAAGGTCCGATGCAGCCGCACTCCAGGGGATGCCAGCTGTGATAGGTGCAGGCAGGCCGCTGCCGAATGTGTCATTCCCAGCCACCATGTCGGCAGGCAGAAAGGAGTCAAAAAGTACAAACCTGTAAATAGTCGTACTAAGGATCATGCTAATGAATATTTCAATTTCTAGCAAACGCAAAGGCCTCGAGAAGGCGTTGCATCAGATAGAACAGGCTATCAAGCGGCCCAAGCCTGATGCGTCTGAATCTGATGCTGCACAGAATATCATATCTAGTCTCCAAGATTTACTGAACAGGACACAAGGTAACCAGCTGTACAGCGAGACCGAAGAGCTATCAGAAGACACCGACCGACTCCACAACCCCCATTCTCCCCACGGGGTTGATACAGGTGACAGTTTGTCACTGGATGACGCAGAGAACCCACTGCAACTACTGGCGCGCGCGTCTGACCTTCAGCTACCACCGGCTGAAGTGCGTAGTTTCCATGGAAGGCGTACTCTGGAGCCATCGCAACCAGCAGCAATACCACAGAATAATAACGCAGAAGACGATTCCTCCACGGCCAAACTATTTTTTGTTCCCGTCAAGGCGAATTTGGACCTTGGCTCAGACATGGACCCCATCGAGCTAGGCCTCGTCACCCCCGATGAAGCCGAGTCCCTTTTTACCTTGTATGATTATATATTTACCCCCTACTCCATCTGTACAACCTGGGCTCATGCATCAGTCTAGCTTTTATCAAGACCTTGCTCATACCAGATGGGGCCTTGACCCCGTCATTCATACTGCGTCTTTTGTACGTTCGCAGTCAGCCTTCCTTTTCACATCAATAATGGCTGCCGCTGCTCTTTTCTTACCATCAGCGGCCGCGCTATCGAAGAGACTGTCTCGACACTGTAAATCACTGGCTCAGATGGTCATCACTAAACGTTTCAGATCGGTCGAAATAGTCCTGGCTTTCATGGTAAATGTTCCTTGGATGGCTCATGGGGATTACTTGGGCGACGACGACACATGCTCCTACATTGCGATGGCCCTTGCCATTGCATTGGACTTGTCTTTAAACAAGATTGTTTTACCGTCTACTAGCTTTGACAATGGTGTTATAAGACGGCTTGCCAAGGCCGACTGTATTGATGCAAAAAGAGCAATGCACATGGATGGCTTTGATAATGTCGATCCAAACTCGGAATGGGGCCA includes the following:
- a CDS encoding putative SNF7 family protein Fti1/Did2 (predicted protein) → MVRKDPIFEARTNVKLHSNRLKKEAARAESTFKSEKAKADKAMKSREFQIARIHAASAVREKRRQVTLKEEAARADVIINELKAAQSTRDTSRTLALASRGLDAASKSVNLEALVSHANNFLARSEDFKIASSAIEDVAQGVSMREYGAEGEADVDRLMEQLADDAGVDLRMALDADAAPKEDVKNQKEAETDLEDGLGARLRALRAAS
- a CDS encoding uncharacterized protein (predicted protein), translating into MSAGRKESKSTNLKRKGLEKALHQIEQAIKRPKPDASESDAAQNIISSLQDLLNRTQGNQLYSETEELSEDTDRLHNPHSPHGVDTGDSLSLDDAENPLQLLARASDLQLPPAEVRSFHGRRTLEPSQPAAIPQNNNAEDDSSTAKLFFVPVKANLDLGSDMDPIELGLVTPDEAESLFTFFYQDLAHTRWGLDPVIHTASFVRSQSAFLFTSIMAAAALFLPSAAALSKRLSRHCKSLAQMVITKRFRSVEIVLAFMVNVPWMAHGDYLGDDDTCSYIAMALAIALDLSLNKIVLPSTSFDNGVIRRLAKADCIDAKRAMHMDGFDNVDPNSEWGQRLLRRRERTWIALFVLERGSWEKLHSSPNFSHHARDGPMNSMAALRRNLKVKSSCDNYQITDAGSEAAQSFRIKTMIESFYDRWYETWGPAIGEGHCNLVLAGELTQGKAYSLPPYVEILVTHTRLSTYGGVINHPTAPLEVKRFFRAAGLSSALNVMRAAIQGESRLKSMPNNTVIMIAFAACSALSLSVVPTDTRSSLAPSVRNLIEETAGVLERIGATPSHRNGASVLYGRYLRQLVRRGSENQNVPRMPTEATLRSPSAFGGDGALPPMSQPSFPPLFWSEPLQFSAMSDGQIIDAVNRAGIAFGTGVPDVPLDDLMGWDWLDIGNATDFGF